One Setaria italica strain Yugu1 chromosome II, Setaria_italica_v2.0, whole genome shotgun sequence DNA segment encodes these proteins:
- the LOC101765202 gene encoding uncharacterized protein LOC101765202 encodes MALQLGPTDTAGHDPAGSAPRSPLPLFAALCVVFSAVLHAEPLAAAAADLHLQPGVVAGAVLSVVAFFNLAILSLNFIVVRRPAAAGPTTATAGAAPAPAASASRSPVAFFMGLCLLMGAALHAEQLADAAKEYQIHPVVVVSVVLAASALFHLAILTIYKSLARHQAEDEPKQLRRPRGLPLLPFVVLALAIPTAASADTVMAAGATDLPQDASVWALLALAASFNIAIGSLYCFVIAGAPPPAATDVQPRLWSKAAGAMVSCTIAAGVLVSCMLLASGGAAGAIIAAPI; translated from the coding sequence ATGGCGCTCCAGCTTGGCCCAACTGATACGGCCGGACATGAtccggccggatccgcgccgAGATCACCGCTCCCCCTCTTCGCCGCGCTCTGCGTCGTCTTCTCGGCGGTGCTGCACGCggagccgctcgccgccgccgccgccgatctgcATCTCCAACcgggcgtcgtcgccggcgccgtcctctCCGTCGTGGCTTTCTTCAATCTCGCCATCCTCTCGCTCAACTTCATCGTCGTTCGCCGGCCAGCCGCCGCGGGACCCACGACCGCGACCGCCGGAGCAGCGCCGGCACCTGCCGCCTCTGCATCGAGATCTCCGGTCGCCTTCTTCATGGGGCTCTGCCTCCTCATGGGCGCGGCGCTGCACGCGGAGCaactcgccgacgccgccaaggAGTACCAAATCCACCCGGTCGTCGTCGTGAGCGTCGTactcgccgcctccgcgctcTTCCACTTGGCAATCCTCACCATCTACAAGTCCCTGGCGCGCCATCAAGCCGAGGACGAACCGAAGCAGCTGCGGCGCCCTCGAGGACTCCCTCTGCTCCCGTTCGTCGTCCTCGCGCTCGCCATACCCACGGCGGCGTCCGCGGATACGGTCATGGCGGCAGGAGCGACTGATCTCCCTCAGGACGCTTCCGTTTGGGCCTTACTGGCCCTCGCTGCCTCCTTCAACATCGCTATTGGCTCTCTGTACTGCTTCGTCATAGCTGGagctccaccgcccgccgccaccgatgTACAGCCACGGTTATGGTCCAAGGCGGCCGGTGCCATGGTTTCCTGCACCATTGCCGCTGGTGTGCTGGTATCGTGCATGCTCCTTGCCAGTGGAGGTGCAGCAGGGGCTATTATAGCAGCCCCCATTTGA
- the LOC101757388 gene encoding uncharacterized protein LOC101757388 has protein sequence MASDGDLVLMESRPAAATPPPIAAAPPPAPAAAVPAVRSPLSRYARLAFLALAALTSAAWFVEPFAAAADGLRLPWPAVVATVLLLTALFYASVSLLWSFFLPRSPPAATAVVQWERAGAIAVAVIVAALGIAVAAAACIVAAGRSAYAYEPARS, from the coding sequence ATGGCATCGGACGGCGACCTCGTCCTCATGGAAtcccgacccgccgccgccacaccgcccccaatcgcagcggcaccgccacccgcccccgccgccgccgtccccgcggTACGCTCTCCCCTATCCCGCTACGCGCGTCTCGCGttcctcgcgctcgccgcgctgACCTCCGCGGCGTGGTTCGTCGAGCCATtcgcggcggccgccgacggGCTCCGCCTCCCCTGGCCGGCCGTCGTGGCCACCGTCCTGCTCTTGACCGCGCTTTTCTACGCTTCGGTCAGCCTCCTCTGGTCCTTCTTCTTGCCCcgctcgccacccgccgccaccgcggtgGTGCAGTGGGAGAGGGCCGGGGcgatcgccgtcgccgtcatAGTCGCCGCCTTGGGGATTGCGGTCGCGGCCGCGGCCTGCATTGTTGCCGCCGGTAGATCGGCTTATGCGTACGAACCGGCTCGCAGCTGA
- the LOC101765887 gene encoding cysteine proteinase 2, with protein MAHRRLLVLAVLALAATAAAAKSGFAESNPIRPVTDRAASALESTVFAALGRTRDALRFARYAVRYGKSYESVAEVHKRFRIFSESLELVRSTNRKGLPYRLGINRFADMSWEEFRATQLGAAQNCSATLAGNHRMRAGAALPETKDWREDGIVSPVKNQGHCGSCWTFSTTGALEAAYTQATGKPISLSEQQLVDCAGAYNNFGCNGGLPSQAFEYIKHNGGLDTEESYPYQGVNGVCHFKDANVGVKVLDSINITLGAEDELKDAVGLVRPVSVAFEVINGFRLYKSGVYTSDHCGTTPMDVNHAVLAVGYGVENGVPYWLIKNSWGADWGDEGYFKMEMGKNMCGVATCASYPVVAA; from the exons atggcccaccgccgcctgctcgtcctcgccgtcctcgccctcgcggccaccgccgccgcggccaagtCCGGCTTCGCCGAGTCCAACCCGATCCGCCCCGTCACCGACCGCGCGGCCTCCGCGCTCGAGTCCACCGTCTTCGCCGCGCTCGGCCGCACCCGCGACGCGCTCCGCTTCGCACGCTACGCCGTCAG GTACGGCAAGAGCTACGAGAGCGTGGCGGAGGTCCACAAGCGGTTCCGGATCTTCTCCGAGAGCCTCGAGCTCGTCCGCTCCACAAACCGGAAGGGCCTCCCCTACCGCCTCGGCATCAACC GCTTCGCGGACATGAGCTGGGAGGAGTTCCGCGCGACCCAGCTCGGCGCTGCGCAGAACTGCTCCGCCACGCTCGCCGGCAACCACCGgatgcgcgccggcgccgcgctcccGGAGACT AAAGACTGGAGGGAGGATGGGATCGTGAGCCCAGTGAAAAACCAGGGCCACTGTGGATCTTGCTGGACCTTCAG CACTACTGGTGCACTTGAGGCAGCATACACCCAGGCAACTGGCAAGCCCATCTCTCTTTCTGAGCAACAGCTTGTTGATTGCGCTGGTGCATACAACAATTTCGGATGCAACGGAGGCCTTCCATCCCAGGCCTTTGAATACATCAAACACAATGGTGGTCTTGACACTGAGGAATCTTACCCATACCAGGGTGTAAATGGAGTCTGCCATTTCAAGGATGCAAATGTTGGAGTCAAAGTTTTGGACTCAATTAACATCACCCTG GGTGCTGAGGATGAACTGAAGGATGCTGTTGGTCTGGTTCGCCCCGTTAGCGTCGCCTTCGAGGTGATCAATGGTTTCAGGCTGTACAAGAGTGGAGTTTACACTAGTGACCACTGTGGAACTACTCCAATG GATGTGAACCATGCTGTTCTGGCTGTTGGCTATGGTGTCGAAAATGGTGTCCCCTACTGGCTCATCAAGAACTCATGGGGCGCTGACTGGGGTGATGAGGGTTACTTCAAGATGGAAATGGGCAAGAACATGTGTG GTGTTGCTACTTGTGCGTCGTACCCCGTTGTTGCGGCATGA
- the LOC101765479 gene encoding serine/threonine-protein kinase RIPK produces the protein MAGAQNWRSYLCCVGGSAAVEDDDSTPRRRQVRGKDSPRSSSRMSFTSLSSSEMLSPEDLSLTLSGSNLHAFTYAELRAATANFSRANYLGCGGFGPVYRGAVDEALRPGLRAQDVAIKYLDLEGGTQGHKEWLAEVFFLGQLRHKNLVKLIGYCYEAEHRMLVYEYMSFGSLENHLFKSINGALPWMTRMKIAVGAAKGLAFLHDADPPVIYRDFKASNILLDSDYNTKLSDFGLAKDGPQGDETHVTTRVMGTHGYAAPEYILTGHLTAKSDVYSFGVVLLELLSGRQSVDRARRPREQNLVDWARPYLKHPDRLYRVMDPALECQYSCRGAEVAAIVAYKCLSQNPKSRPTMREVVKALEPVLGMDDFFPAGPFVFTISVEDDKVVGVKVEVEEKKPHRPQQHQSHQDRHRQKYPNSSIHAGIVLHSRDGMVGGDDYTGAIRRQRRASSHRQERGA, from the exons ATGGCCGGCGCCCAGAACTGGAGGTCGTACCTGTGCTGCGttggcggcagcgcggcggtcgaggacgacgactcgacgccgcggcggcggcaggtgagGGGCAAGGACAGCCCGAGGTCGTCGTCGCGGATGTCGTTCACGAGCCTCAGCTCGTCGGAGATGCTGTCCCCCGAGGACCTGTCGCTCACGCTCTCCGGCTCCAACCTGCACGCCTTCACGTACGCCGAGCTCCGCGCCGCCACGGCAAACTTCTCCCGCGCCAACTACCTCGGCTGCGGCGGGTTCGGCCCCGTCTACAGGGGCGCCGTCGATGAGGCCCTCCGCCCGGGCCTGCGCGCGCAGGACGTCGCCATCAAGTACCTCGACCTGGAAGGCGGCACGCAGGGGCACAAGGAGTGGCTG GCCGAGGTATTCTTCCTCGGGCAGCTGAGGCACAAGAACCTGGTGAAGCTGATCGGCTACTGCTACGAGGCCGAGCACCGGATGCTGGTGTACGAGTACATGAGCTTCGGGAGCCTGGAGAACCACCTCTTCAAAA GCATCAACGGCGCCCTCCCATGGATGACGAGGATGAAGATCGCCGTGGGCGCGGCCAAGGGCCTCGCCTTCCTCCACGACGCCGACCCGCCGGTGATCTACCGCGACTTCAAGGCCTCCAACATCCTGCTCGACTCG GACTACAACACCAAGCTGTCCGACTTCGGGCTGGCCAAGGACGGGCCGCAGGGCGACGAGACGCACGTGACGACGCGTGTCATGGGGACCCACGGGTACGCGGCGCCCGAGTACATCCTGACGGGGCACCTCACCGCCAAGAgtgacgtgtacagcttcggcgtggtgctgctggagctgctctCGGGCCGGCAGTCGGTGGaccgggcgcggcggccgcgggagcAGAACCTGGTGGACTGGGCCAGGCCGTACCTCAAGCACCCCGACAGGCTGTACAGGGTCATGGACCCGGCCCTGGAGTGCCAGTACTCGTGCAGGGGCGCCGAGGTGGCCGCCATCGTGGCCTACAAGTGCCTCAGCCAGAACCCCAAGTCCCGGCCAACGATGCGGGAGGTGGTCAAGGCCCTGGAGCCCGTGCTCGGCATGGACGACTTCTTCCCCGCCGGCCCGTTCGTGTTCACCATCAGCGTGGAGGATGACAAGGTGGTGGGCGTCAAGGTGGAGGTCGAGGAGAAGAAGCCGCACCGGCCACAGCAGCACCAGAGCCACCAGGACAGGCACCGCCAGAAGTACCCCAACTCGTCGATCCACGCCGGCATTGTGCTCCACAGCCGGGATGGGATGGTCGGCGGTGACGATTACACTGGCGCGATCCGGCGGCAGAGGAGGGCGTCCAGCCACCGCCAGGAGAGGGGGGCGTAG